In Neorhizobium galegae, the following proteins share a genomic window:
- a CDS encoding ATP-binding protein: MSSVGENEVFYFSNFQLYRERSLLLQDGQPVKVGSRALLILITLVERAGLIVSNRELIDLVWPDTYVEESNIRVHLTTLRRLLGERPGTARFIVNIPGRGYQFIAPVRRDDPHEERAQPVAVDSTVPTVGRLIGRDDILDKLTAMLPQRRLITILGAGGIGKTALVQALTARWLEETAAEVSFVDLAPVSDDSRVASALAAVLQVPVISSDPMPNILQALRRTRRVLVFDSCEHVIDAVAEISETIIAEVDNINIVTTSREPLRASGEWIQRLQPLAFPPEQSPLSVDDVLSYPAVQLFVERALAISDTFAPNDHEALVLGDLCRRLDGLPLAIELAAARVDMFGLEELARRLDSQLSLLSRGLRTAVPRHRTIRATIDWSYQLLSLQQKNLLNRLSVFTGYFSFESASALAAAPGGPSGAFVEEIVQLVEQSLVVAETINHGTSYRLLGTTRAFAGEKLEESGEVDMVREWHAGHVLDLLKDANDASTTLTLEDWSSAYSSMIDDIRTAMDWAFGPRGMIDIAVRLAAASAPIWFRHSLVDEYRQRLEQTVSRLDELETLDRKSEMLINTALGHAIWHSRGPEGADERFLRAIDLADELSNAFAGRTARWGLWLVYTMKGDTARALDVAERFGGREPSEDARWQLTQERMMALTLHFAGRHGEARQYVDHVLSHPNVLNLSARNSGFLFDQRIAAKTLNSRLLWIQGFPDRALALAHEGAEEALALGHGLSFCYNLSQSICPISIWAGELETARRYTDILLDYSTSRVLPYWHTWGRTYDQALGRTSARMGLRPEHELSGITLQTLYHQETAATLDPGLADDVIVEGATGGRSWCSPELLRVKAVRMLQADRSQTDPAAVDVILLTALAEAREHTALSWELRAATTLAESRRARGDMSGMVVLSETFKRFSEGFETADLCRASSLLDGR; the protein is encoded by the coding sequence ATGAGCTCTGTCGGTGAGAATGAAGTATTTTATTTTAGCAATTTTCAGCTCTATCGGGAGAGATCGCTCCTGTTGCAGGACGGCCAGCCGGTCAAGGTTGGCAGCAGGGCACTGCTGATCCTGATCACCCTCGTCGAGCGCGCCGGGCTGATCGTCAGCAACAGGGAACTCATCGATCTGGTTTGGCCGGATACCTATGTCGAAGAAAGCAACATCCGCGTTCATCTGACGACCCTGCGGAGATTGCTGGGCGAGAGGCCTGGAACCGCCCGTTTCATCGTCAATATTCCAGGCCGGGGATACCAGTTCATCGCGCCTGTCCGGAGGGACGATCCCCACGAAGAGCGGGCGCAGCCAGTTGCTGTCGATAGCACAGTTCCGACGGTTGGCAGGTTGATCGGCCGAGACGACATCCTGGACAAGCTCACTGCAATGCTGCCACAGCGCCGGCTGATAACGATCCTCGGGGCAGGAGGGATCGGGAAGACGGCGCTCGTACAGGCACTGACGGCGAGATGGCTTGAGGAAACCGCGGCCGAAGTGAGCTTCGTCGATCTCGCACCGGTCTCCGACGATAGCCGTGTCGCGAGCGCGCTTGCCGCCGTGCTCCAGGTGCCTGTGATCTCGTCCGACCCGATGCCGAATATCCTGCAGGCGTTGCGCAGGACAAGGCGTGTCCTCGTCTTCGACAGCTGCGAGCATGTGATCGACGCGGTGGCCGAAATATCCGAAACGATCATTGCCGAGGTCGACAACATCAATATCGTCACGACCAGCCGGGAGCCGTTGAGAGCGAGCGGCGAGTGGATTCAGAGGCTTCAGCCGCTTGCCTTTCCACCGGAGCAAAGCCCGCTTTCCGTCGACGACGTCTTGTCCTATCCCGCGGTTCAGCTTTTCGTCGAGCGCGCGCTCGCAATATCGGACACGTTCGCGCCGAACGACCATGAGGCTCTGGTGCTCGGCGATCTTTGCCGTCGGCTCGATGGATTGCCACTGGCGATAGAACTCGCAGCGGCCCGCGTGGACATGTTCGGACTGGAGGAACTGGCGCGCCGTCTCGACAGCCAGCTTTCCCTGCTGTCGCGGGGCCTCCGGACCGCGGTGCCGCGCCACCGCACAATACGGGCGACCATAGACTGGAGCTACCAGTTGCTGTCGCTGCAGCAGAAAAACCTGCTGAACAGGCTTTCCGTCTTTACCGGCTATTTCAGCTTCGAGTCTGCTTCGGCTCTCGCGGCAGCGCCAGGAGGGCCTTCCGGTGCATTCGTCGAGGAGATCGTCCAGCTGGTCGAGCAATCGCTCGTGGTGGCCGAAACCATCAATCACGGCACATCATATCGCCTTCTCGGCACGACGCGTGCATTCGCCGGCGAAAAGCTTGAAGAGTCCGGTGAAGTAGACATGGTTCGCGAATGGCACGCTGGACACGTGCTCGACCTGCTGAAGGATGCCAACGACGCGAGTACGACACTCACCTTGGAAGATTGGTCTTCTGCCTATTCGAGCATGATCGACGATATCAGAACGGCGATGGACTGGGCCTTCGGCCCCAGGGGCATGATCGACATTGCAGTACGTCTTGCGGCGGCATCCGCACCGATATGGTTCCGGCATTCGCTGGTGGACGAATACCGGCAGCGGCTTGAGCAGACGGTTTCTCGGCTGGACGAACTGGAGACCCTGGATCGCAAAAGCGAGATGCTGATCAATACCGCCCTCGGTCATGCAATCTGGCATTCGCGCGGGCCTGAAGGCGCCGATGAACGCTTCCTGCGGGCGATCGATCTCGCCGACGAACTCAGTAATGCTTTCGCCGGTAGGACCGCGCGCTGGGGGCTATGGCTCGTTTATACAATGAAAGGCGATACTGCCAGGGCGTTAGACGTCGCCGAGCGTTTCGGCGGGAGGGAGCCGTCCGAAGACGCGCGATGGCAGCTGACGCAGGAAAGGATGATGGCGCTGACGCTGCATTTCGCGGGCAGGCACGGCGAGGCTCGACAGTATGTCGATCACGTTCTGTCTCACCCAAATGTCCTCAACCTGTCCGCCAGGAATTCGGGATTCCTCTTCGACCAGCGGATTGCGGCGAAGACCCTGAACTCGCGGCTGCTGTGGATCCAGGGCTTCCCCGACCGAGCTCTAGCGCTCGCACATGAAGGGGCCGAGGAGGCGCTTGCCCTCGGTCATGGCCTGTCATTCTGCTACAATCTCTCCCAGAGCATCTGCCCGATATCGATCTGGGCGGGGGAGCTGGAAACGGCAAGGCGTTATACGGACATATTGCTCGACTATTCGACGAGCCGCGTCCTGCCCTACTGGCATACCTGGGGGCGGACCTACGACCAGGCCTTGGGCAGAACCTCCGCCAGGATGGGATTGCGTCCGGAACATGAACTTTCCGGCATTACGCTTCAGACGCTCTATCACCAGGAAACTGCGGCCACGCTCGATCCCGGCCTCGCGGATGACGTCATCGTCGAAGGCGCAACTGGCGGACGTAGCTGGTGCAGCCCTGAGCTTTTGCGCGTGAAGGCGGTGCGGATGCTCCAGGCCGACCGTAGCCAGACGGATCCGGCTGCCGTCGACGTGATCCTCTTGACGGCGCTCGCCGAGGCGAGGGAGCATACCGCGCTTTCCTGGGAATTGCGCGCGGCCACGACGCTGGCGGAGAGCCGACGCGCGCGCGGCGATATGTCGGGAATGGTCGTTTTGAGCGAGACGTTCAAGCGCTTCTCGGAAGGCTTCGAGACGGCTGATTTGTGCCGTGCCAGTTCACTGCTCGACGGCCGATGA